In the genome of Desulfofarcimen acetoxidans DSM 771, one region contains:
- the fabF gene encoding beta-ketoacyl-ACP synthase II, translating into MQKRIVATGMGVISPVGIGIEPFWSALTAGVSGIKRITNFDPSGFATQIAAEVKGFNPHDYLDKKEARRMDRFTQFAVAASKMAIEDAGLDLGQLDKNRVGVVLGCGIGGLSTMEEQTRVLVEKGPGRISPFLVPMMIANMGAGQVAIAFGLRGPNITTVTACASSTNAIGDAIKLLQRGQADVVISGGTEAPITPLGVGGFASMKAMSTRNDAPEEASRPFDADRDGFIIGEGSAILVLETEEHALKRGARIYGEVAGYGTTCDAFHITAPDPEGAGAAASMRMALEDAGIAPEQVDYINAHGTSTPLNDKLETIAIKTIFGESAGKIPVSSTKSMTGHMLGAAGGIEALVCFLAINRGIIPPTINYHTPDPDCDLDYVPNKAREARVNIAMSNSFGFGGHNATLIFSSYNKKL; encoded by the coding sequence TTGCAAAAACGGATTGTTGCAACCGGTATGGGTGTAATTTCTCCGGTAGGCATTGGAATTGAGCCATTTTGGTCAGCTTTGACTGCTGGAGTTTCCGGAATAAAGAGAATTACTAATTTTGACCCGTCAGGGTTTGCTACACAGATAGCCGCAGAAGTCAAGGGTTTTAATCCTCACGATTACCTTGATAAAAAGGAAGCCAGGCGGATGGACAGATTTACCCAGTTTGCCGTGGCTGCCTCTAAAATGGCTATAGAAGATGCAGGTTTGGATTTGGGTCAACTTGATAAAAATCGTGTGGGTGTTGTGCTGGGTTGTGGTATCGGTGGATTGTCAACTATGGAAGAACAGACCAGAGTGCTGGTGGAGAAGGGCCCTGGCCGGATCAGTCCTTTCCTGGTACCGATGATGATTGCTAATATGGGAGCAGGACAGGTAGCTATAGCTTTTGGGTTGCGCGGACCGAACATAACGACTGTGACAGCCTGTGCCTCCAGTACTAATGCTATTGGAGATGCGATTAAGCTTTTACAGAGAGGACAAGCTGACGTAGTGATTAGCGGTGGAACGGAAGCGCCGATTACTCCTTTAGGTGTAGGTGGTTTTGCTTCTATGAAGGCAATGTCTACCAGAAACGATGCGCCTGAAGAAGCCAGCCGCCCCTTTGATGCCGACAGAGACGGTTTTATTATTGGTGAGGGTTCTGCCATACTGGTATTGGAGACTGAAGAGCATGCTTTAAAACGAGGTGCACGCATTTACGGTGAAGTAGCCGGTTACGGTACTACCTGTGATGCTTTTCATATTACAGCCCCTGATCCGGAAGGCGCCGGTGCTGCTGCCTCTATGCGTATGGCTCTGGAAGATGCAGGAATTGCGCCGGAACAAGTTGACTATATTAATGCGCATGGTACTTCCACTCCATTAAATGATAAATTGGAGACAATAGCTATCAAAACTATTTTTGGTGAGAGTGCCGGGAAGATACCTGTGAGTTCAACTAAGTCTATGACTGGTCATATGTTGGGCGCCGCCGGCGGTATAGAGGCTTTGGTTTGTTTTTTAGCCATTAATAGAGGCATCATTCCCCCGACAATAAATTATCATACCCCGGATCCTGATTGCGATTTAGATTATGTACCTAACAAGGCCAGGGAAGCCAGGGTTAATATCGCCATGTCAAATTCTTTTGGTTTTGGCGGTCATAATGCAACTTTGATATTTTCATCATATAACAAAAAATTATAG
- the mtnP gene encoding S-methyl-5'-thioadenosine phosphorylase, whose amino-acid sequence MTVKIAIIGGTGVYDPNILENIHEEQLETEYGRTLVKIGEYKGKKVAFMARHGADHSVPPHLVNYRANIAGLKQLGVKNIFATAAVGSLNQSMKAEDFVFVDQFLDFTKVRKHTFFEGGENGVVHLDVTDPYCPELRRLLMEVSGNLGLTAHNGGTYVCTEGPRFETPAEIRMFARLGGDLVGMTSVPEVVLAREVQMCYATICMVTNYAAGIAEYKLSHQEVVEVMSKNVANLRRLIMETIESLEEGRTCSCQISHVDPV is encoded by the coding sequence ATGACAGTAAAAATAGCTATTATTGGTGGTACCGGTGTCTATGATCCCAATATTTTGGAGAATATCCATGAGGAGCAGCTAGAAACCGAATATGGCCGCACACTGGTTAAAATAGGTGAATATAAGGGGAAAAAGGTGGCGTTTATGGCCCGCCATGGGGCGGATCACTCGGTCCCCCCGCATTTGGTAAATTACCGGGCTAACATTGCGGGTTTAAAGCAACTGGGAGTGAAAAATATTTTTGCCACAGCTGCAGTAGGTTCTCTGAACCAGTCTATGAAAGCTGAGGATTTTGTTTTTGTAGATCAATTTCTTGATTTTACTAAAGTACGCAAGCATACTTTTTTTGAAGGCGGCGAAAATGGTGTTGTCCACCTGGATGTAACCGATCCTTACTGCCCGGAATTGCGCAGGTTGCTCATGGAGGTATCGGGTAATTTGGGGTTAACAGCCCATAACGGCGGCACATATGTTTGTACAGAAGGTCCTCGTTTTGAAACTCCGGCCGAGATCCGTATGTTTGCCAGGCTGGGTGGCGATTTGGTGGGGATGACTAGTGTTCCTGAAGTAGTTTTGGCCAGAGAGGTTCAGATGTGCTATGCTACAATCTGCATGGTTACTAACTATGCAGCCGGTATCGCCGAGTACAAATTATCTCATCAGGAAGTAGTGGAGGTAATGAGTAAAAATGTGGCAAATTTGCGCCGTTTAATTATGGAAACCATTGAAAGTTTGGAGGAGGGCAGAACTTGCAGTTGTCAGATCTCCCATGTTGATCCCGTATAA
- the tnpA gene encoding IS200/IS605 family transposase, with protein sequence MSKLDTNSHSVFLLTYHLILVVKYRRKVINDTIANRIKEIGEYIAPKYNISFLEYNHDKDHTRILFKAHPNTEISKYINAFKSASSRLIKKEFPEVRKQLWKEYFWSQSFCFLTTGGAPIEVIKKYIETQGEKR encoded by the coding sequence TTGAGCAAACTTGATACAAATAGCCACTCGGTCTTCTTACTCACATATCATCTGATTTTGGTAGTAAAATATCGCAGAAAAGTTATAAACGACACAATAGCAAACCGTATCAAAGAAATTGGTGAGTATATTGCACCAAAATATAATATTAGTTTTCTTGAATACAACCATGACAAAGATCACACACGCATATTGTTCAAGGCTCACCCTAATACGGAAATTTCTAAGTACATCAATGCATTCAAAAGTGCATCATCCAGACTTATTAAAAAGGAGTTTCCGGAAGTTAGAAAGCAGCTGTGGAAAGAATATTTTTGGTCGCAAAGTTTTTGTTTTCTAACTACAGGTGGTGCACCCATTGAAGTAATTAAGAAGTACATTGAAACCCAGGGTGAAAAGAGGTGA
- a CDS encoding transposase, which yields MFLPVPPHGTSQTCLCGANVPKDLSVRVHLCPACGMVMPRDLVSSHIDRTSWLRNASGLDI from the coding sequence ATATTTCTTCCTGTCCCTCCTCATGGCACTTCCCAGACATGTCTTTGTGGTGCCAATGTGCCAAAGGATTTGAGTGTCAGAGTGCACCTGTGTCCTGCTTGTGGAATGGTTATGCCCAGGGATTTGGTGTCCAGCCATATTGATAGAACGTCGTGGCTTAGAAATGCTAGCGGCTTAGATATATAG
- a CDS encoding adenosylhomocysteinase yields the protein MTDYIVRDIKLAPGGRLKIDWVREHMPVLNEIRAEFEKELPFKGIRVAISIHLEAKTAYLAEVLKAGGADVSISGSNPLSTQDDVAAALAEAGINVFSWYNSTPEEYKEHLLQVLDTKPQIIIDDGGDLVNLLHTERKNLVVNVLGGCEETTTGVIRLRALEREGGLLFPMVAVNDAYCKYLFDNRYGTGESVWSGIMRTTNLIVAGKTVVVIGYGWCGKGVAMRAKGMGAKVIVCEIDPIKAIEAFMDGFQVMSAKEASVSGDIFITVTGCKDVLTKEHYQLMKNGAILSNAGHFDVEVNKPDLEKTAVSHRTVRKDIEEYAMTDGRKIYLLAEGRLVNLAAGDGHPAEIMDMSFALQALSARYILKNAAALDKKVYDVPKEIDSRVAEIKLRSLDINIDKLTQEQEDYLNSWLVE from the coding sequence ATGACAGATTATATTGTTCGGGACATTAAATTAGCACCCGGCGGGCGGCTTAAAATAGACTGGGTCAGAGAGCATATGCCTGTGTTGAATGAAATCAGAGCTGAGTTTGAAAAAGAGCTTCCTTTTAAAGGTATACGGGTAGCGATTAGTATTCATCTGGAAGCTAAGACTGCTTACTTGGCGGAGGTGTTGAAAGCCGGTGGTGCTGATGTGTCTATAAGCGGTTCCAATCCTCTCTCTACTCAAGATGATGTAGCTGCGGCTCTTGCGGAGGCAGGTATTAACGTATTTTCCTGGTACAATTCCACGCCGGAGGAATACAAAGAGCACCTGTTGCAGGTGTTAGATACTAAACCGCAGATTATTATTGATGACGGCGGGGATTTAGTCAACCTATTGCATACGGAAAGGAAAAACCTGGTTGTAAATGTTTTAGGCGGCTGTGAGGAAACTACTACCGGTGTGATCAGGTTAAGGGCCTTAGAGCGGGAAGGCGGCCTATTGTTTCCTATGGTAGCGGTAAACGATGCTTACTGCAAGTACCTGTTTGATAACCGGTATGGCACGGGTGAGTCTGTTTGGTCGGGTATTATGCGCACTACCAACTTAATTGTTGCGGGAAAAACTGTTGTTGTTATAGGTTATGGTTGGTGCGGCAAGGGTGTTGCCATGCGGGCCAAGGGTATGGGAGCCAAGGTTATTGTTTGTGAGATTGATCCGATTAAGGCCATTGAAGCCTTTATGGATGGGTTTCAGGTTATGTCGGCAAAAGAGGCCTCTGTTTCCGGGGATATTTTCATAACTGTAACCGGTTGCAAGGATGTACTCACTAAAGAGCATTACCAGCTGATGAAAAACGGTGCGATTCTTTCTAACGCCGGTCATTTCGATGTTGAGGTAAATAAGCCCGACCTGGAAAAGACAGCTGTAAGCCATCGTACTGTTCGCAAGGATATTGAAGAATACGCGATGACAGACGGGAGAAAAATTTACTTGTTAGCGGAAGGGAGACTTGTCAATTTAGCTGCCGGTGACGGTCACCCGGCGGAAATAATGGATATGTCTTTTGCCCTTCAGGCTTTGTCAGCCAGATATATTTTGAAAAATGCCGCTGCTTTAGATAAAAAAGTGTATGATGTACCTAAAGAGATTGACAGCAGGGTGGCTGAGATAAAACTGCGTTCATTAGATATTAATATTGACAAATTGACACAGGAACAAGAAGACTATTTAAACTCCTGGTTGGTGGAATAA
- a CDS encoding RNA-guided endonuclease InsQ/TnpB family protein: MNHLQIVYRFEMRPTKEQQKKMFHTLKLCRKLYNWSLSERQRVYKETGQGLTYNKQQNMLPGYTKEHLEYKQVHSQVMQDTLRRVDFAYQRFFAKEAGYPRFKNRDHYTSFTYPQVDAVKKTFSKPGKIYLSKIGFVKMTTHREFDASQISRVNIKYHGGKWYANLTAEVEVLENLIDSTKSIGIDVGLEHFAVLSDSTEIGTPKYYRKSERKLAKQQRRLSRKKKGSNNRGKAKTKVAKLHAKITNQRKDFLHKTSLDVVQSHDIVFMEDLKIKNMVKTTT; encoded by the coding sequence GTGAATCATTTGCAAATTGTCTACCGGTTTGAAATGCGTCCGACCAAAGAGCAACAGAAAAAAATGTTTCACACACTAAAACTTTGCCGGAAACTCTATAACTGGTCTTTATCTGAGCGTCAGCGTGTGTATAAAGAAACCGGCCAAGGGTTGACATATAATAAACAGCAGAATATGCTGCCGGGCTATACAAAAGAACATCTGGAATACAAGCAAGTTCACAGTCAGGTAATGCAGGATACTTTGCGCCGGGTAGACTTTGCCTATCAGCGGTTTTTTGCCAAAGAAGCCGGATACCCCCGGTTCAAAAACCGTGACCATTACACATCATTTACCTATCCCCAGGTGGATGCTGTAAAGAAAACTTTCTCTAAGCCGGGTAAAATCTATCTTTCTAAAATAGGTTTCGTAAAAATGACAACTCACCGGGAATTTGATGCCAGTCAAATATCCAGGGTTAACATAAAGTATCACGGTGGTAAGTGGTACGCTAATTTGACTGCCGAAGTGGAAGTACTCGAAAATCTTATCGACAGTACCAAATCCATTGGAATAGACGTGGGCCTTGAACATTTTGCTGTATTGTCTGATAGTACAGAAATAGGAACCCCAAAATACTATCGTAAATCAGAAAGGAAGTTAGCCAAACAACAGCGAAGACTTTCTCGCAAAAAGAAAGGTTCTAACAACCGAGGGAAAGCTAAAACTAAAGTGGCTAAACTTCATGCTAAGATAACTAATCAACGGAAAGACTTTCTACACAAGACCAGTCTAGACGTGGTTCAGAGCCATGATATTGTCTTCATGGAAGATCTAAAGATCAAGAACATGGTCAAAACCACTACCTAG
- a CDS encoding class II aldolase/adducin family protein encodes MSLATEEAKDNVVRVGHRMAQSRLVVGSWGNISTLVKKDKLVIITPSAVNCDNLHAHALITVDLEGNVVEGNLKPSTELKLHLAVYKSRPDVNAIVHTHSTYGCAMAVSRQALPPILEDMAQLVGGPVPVAEYAPAGTAELAENCSHALGKLNAVFLANHGVIGVGRELEEAFQVCQIVERTAKVYILSGILGTPHVLTPEDVKSHHNYYLTCYRRPTNKNK; translated from the coding sequence ATGTCTTTGGCAACAGAAGAAGCAAAAGATAACGTGGTTAGGGTCGGCCATCGTATGGCTCAAAGCAGGCTGGTGGTGGGCAGTTGGGGTAATATTTCTACTCTGGTCAAGAAAGATAAATTGGTTATTATTACTCCCAGTGCGGTTAACTGCGATAACCTGCATGCCCATGCCCTAATTACCGTTGATTTGGAGGGAAATGTGGTTGAAGGTAATCTAAAGCCTTCAACTGAATTAAAACTGCATTTGGCAGTTTATAAATCCAGGCCGGATGTTAACGCGATAGTTCATACGCATAGCACTTACGGTTGTGCCATGGCTGTATCCCGTCAGGCTTTGCCGCCTATTCTGGAGGACATGGCCCAACTGGTAGGAGGGCCTGTACCTGTAGCCGAGTATGCGCCTGCCGGAACAGCAGAATTGGCGGAAAATTGCTCCCATGCACTCGGTAAATTAAATGCGGTTTTTCTGGCCAACCATGGTGTGATTGGAGTGGGCAGAGAATTGGAAGAAGCTTTTCAGGTTTGCCAGATTGTTGAGAGAACGGCCAAGGTATATATTTTATCCGGAATATTAGGAACGCCGCATGTTTTAACCCCGGAAGATGTAAAATCCCATCATAATTACTATTTGACGTGTTATCGTCGGCCAACAAATAAGAATAAGTGA
- a CDS encoding type 1 glutamine amidotransferase domain-containing protein, translated as MSKEIALLVEDNYNELEFWYPYFRFQEAGFQVNIIGSGRKQSYLGKSGAMPVAEDFSADKVKAEQFTAVIVPGGYAPDLMRLSEPMITLVREAYEQGKVVASICHGAWMLISAGIIKGKKATCCPHIKDDVKNAGAEYINEEVIVDGKVVTSRIPDDLPAFCKAILSLLG; from the coding sequence ATGTCCAAAGAAATAGCCTTATTGGTAGAAGATAATTACAATGAATTAGAATTCTGGTATCCATACTTCCGTTTTCAAGAGGCCGGTTTTCAGGTGAATATAATAGGATCAGGACGTAAGCAATCTTATCTTGGAAAAAGCGGCGCTATGCCGGTAGCTGAGGATTTCTCCGCTGATAAAGTCAAAGCAGAGCAATTTACGGCAGTTATTGTTCCTGGTGGCTATGCTCCTGATTTAATGCGTTTGAGTGAACCAATGATTACTCTTGTGAGGGAAGCCTACGAGCAGGGTAAAGTGGTGGCTTCAATTTGCCATGGTGCCTGGATGCTTATATCAGCAGGCATTATCAAGGGTAAGAAAGCGACCTGCTGTCCTCATATTAAGGACGACGTAAAAAATGCTGGTGCCGAGTACATAAATGAAGAAGTAATCGTTGACGGCAAAGTTGTAACCTCTAGGATACCCGATGATCTGCCAGCTTTTTGTAAAGCCATATTGTCTTTGTTGGGGTAA
- a CDS encoding amidohydrolase: protein MSGILVKNVNVVTMQGHDRIISDAEIAIDKGKIIGVGPVGTVKPDFRPDRLIDGRGFVAMPGLINCHTHAAMTLLRGYADDLPLMHWLSEKIWPLEAKLEPGDIYWGSLLCCLEMIKSGTTTFADMYFHMPEVARAVEKSGIRACLSRGLIGVGPEAETALEQSKQFVQDWHGAANGRIITMLGPHAPYTCPPDYLKKVMALADQLAVGIHIHLAESKTEIEDITRDYNKSPVKLMLDTGVLERRVLAAHCVHLTDEDIDILAEKGVGVAHNPESNMKLASGIAPVYKMLKKGVKVGLGTDGAASNNNLDMIEEMRSASLLQKVACMDPVVLPSYETLKMATCGGAGILGLENEVGMLKEGMKADIILLNFHKPHLYPKHDLIAHMVYSAQSADVETVLIDGQVVMENRRVLTIDEEEVLSKVQEIAERLVGKK, encoded by the coding sequence TTGTCCGGAATATTAGTAAAAAATGTTAATGTCGTTACCATGCAGGGACATGATCGGATTATCAGTGATGCTGAAATTGCTATTGACAAGGGTAAAATTATCGGAGTTGGCCCTGTTGGCACAGTCAAGCCGGATTTTAGACCTGATCGGCTGATTGATGGGCGGGGTTTTGTAGCCATGCCGGGCCTGATTAATTGTCATACGCATGCTGCCATGACCTTGCTGCGTGGTTATGCTGATGATTTGCCTCTAATGCACTGGCTTTCAGAGAAAATTTGGCCTTTGGAAGCTAAATTAGAGCCTGGCGATATATACTGGGGCAGTCTTCTTTGTTGTTTAGAAATGATTAAATCAGGTACGACCACCTTTGCCGATATGTATTTTCACATGCCGGAAGTGGCCCGCGCTGTTGAGAAGTCCGGGATAAGGGCCTGCCTGTCCCGGGGGTTGATAGGAGTAGGCCCGGAAGCCGAGACAGCTTTGGAGCAGAGCAAGCAGTTTGTTCAGGATTGGCACGGTGCAGCCAACGGCAGGATAATTACTATGCTGGGGCCGCATGCTCCCTATACCTGTCCACCGGACTATTTAAAAAAGGTTATGGCATTGGCCGATCAATTAGCTGTAGGCATTCACATTCACCTGGCTGAATCGAAAACAGAAATAGAAGATATAACCCGTGATTATAATAAGTCTCCGGTAAAATTGATGCTGGATACAGGGGTGCTGGAGAGGCGGGTTCTGGCTGCCCACTGTGTGCATCTGACCGATGAGGATATTGATATTTTGGCTGAAAAAGGTGTTGGGGTGGCTCATAATCCGGAAAGCAATATGAAGCTGGCCAGCGGTATAGCTCCGGTGTATAAAATGCTGAAAAAAGGTGTTAAGGTAGGTTTAGGCACAGATGGTGCGGCCAGCAATAATAACCTGGATATGATAGAAGAAATGCGCAGTGCAAGCCTGCTGCAAAAGGTTGCTTGTATGGATCCCGTGGTTTTGCCCTCATATGAAACATTAAAAATGGCTACCTGCGGCGGTGCGGGAATACTGGGCCTGGAAAACGAAGTGGGCATGCTCAAAGAAGGTATGAAAGCGGATATAATTTTGCTCAATTTCCATAAACCGCATCTTTACCCCAAACATGATTTGATTGCCCATATGGTATATTCGGCTCAGTCCGCTGATGTGGAGACAGTATTGATTGATGGCCAAGTAGTTATGGAAAACAGACGTGTATTGACAATTGATGAAGAAGAAGTTCTAAGCAAAGTACAGGAAATAGCCGAGCGCTTGGTAGGGAAGAAATAG
- the ftsY gene encoding signal recognition particle-docking protein FtsY, with translation MGFFSRLKESLTKTRKNFVEKIETLVTRRRAIDEGFYEELEEILIGADIGINTAVEIVENLRAEVKKRKIDDVETLKEVLKELICNILGEGGASTALNINEDGLTVILVVGVNGVGKTTTIGKLAYYFKEELGKKVLLAAGDTFRAAAIDQLEIWSNRVGVEMIKHKEGADPAAVAYDAIQAARARRSDVLIVDTAGRLHTKSNLMDELKKIKRVINKDMPEAPQEILLVLDATTGQNAVSQAKLFGEAADVTGIALTKLDGTAKGGVVISIKNALKIPVKLIGIGEGIEDLRPFEPEVFAEALFPVNKESA, from the coding sequence ATGGGTTTTTTCAGTCGTTTAAAAGAAAGTCTGACCAAAACAAGAAAAAATTTTGTAGAAAAAATAGAAACACTGGTAACCAGGCGTCGGGCTATCGATGAAGGTTTTTACGAAGAGTTGGAAGAAATACTAATCGGCGCCGATATTGGAATCAACACAGCTGTAGAGATAGTGGAAAACTTAAGGGCCGAAGTGAAGAAACGTAAAATAGATGACGTTGAGACACTTAAAGAGGTGTTAAAAGAACTCATTTGTAACATCCTGGGTGAGGGTGGTGCAAGCACTGCTTTAAATATAAATGAAGACGGTTTGACTGTAATCCTGGTGGTCGGCGTAAACGGGGTAGGTAAAACCACTACCATCGGCAAGCTGGCTTACTACTTTAAGGAGGAGCTGGGCAAGAAGGTACTGCTGGCTGCCGGGGATACATTTCGGGCTGCTGCCATTGATCAGCTTGAAATATGGTCTAATCGGGTTGGTGTAGAGATGATTAAGCATAAAGAGGGTGCTGACCCTGCAGCGGTGGCTTATGATGCTATTCAGGCAGCCAGGGCCCGCAGGTCAGATGTGCTGATTGTGGATACTGCCGGGAGGCTGCATACTAAGAGCAATCTTATGGATGAACTAAAGAAAATAAAACGTGTGATCAACAAAGATATGCCGGAGGCGCCACAGGAAATCCTGCTGGTTTTGGATGCTACCACTGGGCAGAATGCAGTTAGTCAGGCCAAACTCTTTGGAGAGGCTGCGGATGTAACAGGCATTGCCTTGACAAAACTGGATGGTACAGCTAAGGGCGGTGTGGTGATTTCTATTAAGAATGCTCTGAAAATTCCGGTTAAACTTATCGGCATTGGCGAGGGTATAGAGGATTTGAGACCGTTTGAACCGGAAGTTTTTGCTGAAGCATTGTTTCCGGTTAATAAGGAGTCTGCTTAA
- the rnc gene encoding ribonuclease III, whose amino-acid sequence MKKNQDNIMQLMQQVGVAWNDENLLWQALTHSSYVYESGSAAHTNNQRLEFLGDAVLELLVSGYLYSSYPECAEGELTKLRAAIVCEPSLAKVARQLNLGYCLRMGKGEERSGGRERPSILADSFEALLGAVYLDQGLEKTRMFALKFLAPVINDVLEGRVDRDYKTELQEMLQKKSPEPISYVILNEEGPDHQKLFTAGVVYCGIIIGQGTGRSKKEAEQQAAKIALLELPSNGEINLRVRSHLHTGARRRPMQKCKR is encoded by the coding sequence ATGAAAAAAAATCAGGATAATATAATGCAATTGATGCAACAGGTTGGAGTTGCGTGGAACGATGAAAACCTTCTCTGGCAAGCCTTGACACACAGTTCGTATGTTTATGAGAGTGGCTCTGCCGCCCATACCAATAACCAGCGGCTAGAGTTTTTAGGTGATGCTGTTTTGGAACTTTTGGTAAGTGGCTATCTATATAGTTCTTATCCAGAATGTGCCGAGGGTGAGTTAACTAAATTAAGGGCTGCCATAGTATGTGAACCTTCGCTGGCTAAAGTAGCCCGTCAGCTTAATTTGGGTTACTGTCTCAGGATGGGCAAAGGTGAGGAGCGCTCCGGCGGGAGGGAACGGCCATCTATTCTGGCTGATTCTTTTGAGGCATTGTTGGGCGCGGTTTATCTGGACCAGGGTCTGGAAAAAACAAGGATGTTCGCTCTCAAATTTTTGGCTCCGGTTATAAATGATGTGCTGGAAGGTAGGGTGGATCGGGATTATAAAACGGAATTGCAGGAAATGCTGCAGAAAAAATCACCGGAACCGATTAGCTATGTGATATTAAATGAAGAAGGACCGGATCACCAGAAGTTATTTACAGCTGGTGTTGTTTATTGTGGAATAATAATTGGGCAAGGGACAGGACGCTCTAAAAAAGAAGCTGAACAACAGGCAGCTAAAATAGCCTTGCTGGAATTGCCGTCTAACGGCGAAATCAATTTGCGGGTTCGTTCTCATCTGCATACGGGAGCCAGAAGAAGACCTATGCAAAAGTGCAAGCGGTAG
- the mtnA gene encoding S-methyl-5-thioribose-1-phosphate isomerase has protein sequence MESMHWANNLLMLLDQTLLPGKIYYKPCCDYHEVAEAIKCLRVRGAPAIGAAAAYGIVLAALSAGQATQKEYIKQVESAGRFLKATRPTAVNLAWAVDRMLGVMTQAGALGAEDLSRVLLEEAHKIHCEDVESNRRMGRYGQELVPDKAGILTHCNAGALATAGFGTALGVIRAACEAGKQVSVYADETRPLLQGARLTAWEMMQDNIPVTLITDNMAGYLMSKGKVDLVIVGADRITANGDVANKIGTYGVAVLAKEHGIPFYVAAPLSTIDLSLPDGGAIPIEEREQDEVTSFGGIQVAPAGVKVWNPAFDVTPHRLVTAIITERGVVRPDYLQNLRKLAFEQ, from the coding sequence ATGGAATCCATGCACTGGGCAAACAATCTATTAATGTTATTGGACCAGACTTTGTTGCCAGGGAAAATTTACTATAAGCCTTGTTGCGATTACCATGAGGTGGCGGAAGCAATTAAGTGCTTACGAGTGCGCGGCGCGCCGGCTATTGGGGCAGCTGCTGCTTACGGTATAGTTTTGGCGGCTTTGTCCGCAGGTCAAGCAACACAAAAAGAGTATATTAAGCAAGTCGAGTCAGCAGGTCGTTTTTTAAAAGCTACACGTCCTACTGCAGTCAATTTAGCCTGGGCGGTAGACAGAATGCTGGGGGTAATGACGCAGGCAGGTGCATTAGGTGCTGAAGACTTAAGCAGAGTCTTATTAGAAGAAGCCCATAAGATACACTGTGAAGATGTTGAAAGCAACAGAAGAATGGGGCGGTATGGTCAAGAATTGGTTCCGGATAAGGCAGGAATACTGACCCACTGCAATGCGGGGGCTTTGGCTACCGCCGGTTTTGGCACAGCTCTTGGCGTTATAAGGGCTGCTTGCGAGGCAGGTAAACAGGTTAGTGTTTACGCCGATGAAACCAGGCCCTTATTGCAAGGTGCCAGGCTAACTGCCTGGGAAATGATGCAGGATAATATTCCTGTAACTCTTATTACCGATAATATGGCTGGTTATTTGATGTCAAAGGGCAAAGTGGATTTAGTAATAGTGGGTGCTGACCGGATAACGGCCAATGGGGATGTAGCTAATAAAATCGGCACCTATGGTGTTGCAGTGCTGGCTAAAGAGCATGGGATTCCTTTCTATGTGGCAGCTCCCCTTTCCACCATTGACCTGTCTTTGCCTGACGGCGGGGCTATTCCTATTGAGGAGCGGGAACAGGATGAAGTAACCTCCTTTGGCGGCATACAGGTAGCTCCTGCCGGTGTTAAGGTTTGGAATCCTGCTTTTGATGTTACACCGCACAGGCTGGTGACAGCTATTATTACTGAGCGGGGAGTGGTTAGGCCGGATTATCTGCAAAATTTAAGAAAGTTAGCATTTGAGCAATAA
- the acpP gene encoding acyl carrier protein has translation MSIFDEIKPIIVEQLGVEEDEITMESSFIDNLGADSLDIVELVMALEEKFDIVIPDEDAEKIRTVGMAVQYIQDHQ, from the coding sequence GTGTCAATTTTTGATGAAATTAAACCTATTATTGTTGAACAATTAGGTGTTGAAGAAGACGAAATTACTATGGAATCATCTTTTATCGATAATTTAGGTGCAGATTCTTTGGATATCGTGGAACTGGTCATGGCTTTGGAAGAGAAGTTTGATATAGTTATTCCCGATGAAGATGCCGAGAAGATTCGTACTGTCGGTATGGCAGTTCAGTATATTCAGGATCATCAATAA